The following proteins are encoded in a genomic region of Candidatus Latescibacterota bacterium:
- a CDS encoding pyridoxal phosphate-dependent aminotransferase: MTNIVSKRASEIEPSITLSLNTKANALKEAGEDVVALAAGEPDFDTPEIIRNAGIRAINEGKTRYTPAAGIAPLRKAVAEEYSGILGVDYGWKETVISHGAKHSIFNALFVLTDPDDEVMITTPYWVSYPEMIKLVGAVPNIVELSVDDGFRLTVDRLKVEVEKSRPKAILLNTPNNPAGTVYSPSDMEAIARFLLEEGIALISDEIYEYLVYGGHEHHSPVKLVPELKDSCVVVTGVSKSYAMTGWRVGYALASEQVAYRMGAYQAHATGCPNAISQWAAVEAVKNGADDRDMMKASFEKRRDMFNARLAKVPGITYPEPGGAFYFFADVSGLYGKCGVSGSGEFCEKLLADKGLLLIPGGPFGCDNMVRFSFAASEETLNAALDRFESFVRDYV; this comes from the coding sequence GTGACGAATATCGTCAGCAAAAGGGCTTCGGAGATCGAACCTTCGATCACTCTCAGTCTCAATACAAAGGCAAACGCTCTTAAAGAAGCTGGTGAGGATGTCGTGGCCCTTGCTGCGGGAGAACCTGATTTCGATACTCCAGAGATCATCAGGAACGCCGGTATCAGGGCGATTAACGAAGGTAAGACCAGATACACTCCGGCAGCGGGAATTGCCCCTCTCAGAAAAGCGGTAGCAGAAGAATATTCCGGAATACTCGGTGTGGATTATGGCTGGAAGGAGACGGTGATCTCCCACGGAGCGAAACACTCGATATTCAACGCATTGTTCGTGCTTACAGATCCTGACGATGAGGTGATGATCACGACTCCATACTGGGTGAGTTATCCAGAGATGATAAAGCTGGTCGGAGCGGTTCCCAATATCGTCGAGCTTTCGGTAGACGATGGGTTCAGGTTGACCGTGGACCGTCTCAAGGTTGAAGTGGAAAAGAGCAGGCCGAAAGCGATTTTGTTGAACACACCGAACAATCCGGCGGGAACAGTATATTCTCCTTCTGATATGGAGGCTATAGCTCGGTTTCTTCTGGAAGAGGGAATAGCTCTCATCAGTGACGAGATCTATGAATACCTGGTATACGGAGGACACGAACATCATTCACCTGTGAAACTGGTGCCGGAACTGAAGGATAGCTGCGTGGTCGTGACTGGAGTCTCAAAGAGTTACGCCATGACAGGCTGGCGTGTGGGATATGCTCTGGCCAGCGAACAGGTCGCTTACAGGATGGGAGCATACCAGGCACACGCGACCGGGTGTCCGAACGCGATATCCCAGTGGGCTGCCGTCGAGGCTGTAAAAAATGGAGCCGATGACCGTGACATGATGAAGGCTTCTTTCGAGAAACGACGGGATATGTTTAATGCCAGGCTTGCCAAAGTGCCGGGTATCACCTATCCCGAGCCAGGTGGGGCCTTCTATTTCTTCGCCGATGTCTCGGGGCTATATGGCAAATGTGGTGTGTCGGGGAGTGGGGAGTTCTGCGAGAAGCTGCTTGCCGATAAGGGGCTTCTTTTGATCCCCGGTGGTCCCTTTGGATGCGACAATATGGTACGTTTCTCGTTTGCTGCTTCTGAGGAAACACTGAACGCGGCTCTCGACCGGTTCGAGTCGTTCGTCCGCGATTACGTCTAG
- the coaD gene encoding pantetheine-phosphate adenylyltransferase translates to MKKRTALYPGTFDPITNGHVDIVRRVSRIFDRVIVAVAAGVHKSPLLDLERRFQLVKESLVDLDSVEVVTFDGLLVDEFKAREVDVVIRGLRAVSDFEYELMIALMNRKLLPDFETVFLMPDERYIYLHSSLVKEIYRLGGSVECLVPESVSDRLREWKP, encoded by the coding sequence GTGAAGAAAAGAACGGCTCTGTATCCGGGAACATTCGATCCTATTACAAATGGACATGTAGATATCGTCAGAAGAGTCTCAAGGATCTTCGACAGGGTCATCGTGGCCGTTGCCGCCGGAGTACATAAATCACCACTCCTGGATCTTGAGAGGCGATTTCAGCTGGTGAAAGAGAGTCTGGTCGATCTCGATAGTGTGGAAGTAGTCACATTTGACGGCCTTCTCGTAGACGAGTTCAAGGCGCGAGAGGTAGATGTCGTGATCAGGGGATTGAGAGCTGTATCCGATTTTGAGTACGAATTGATGATAGCCCTGATGAATAGAAAACTGCTTCCCGATTTTGAGACAGTATTCCTTATGCCAGACGAGAGGTATATCTACCTGCACAGTTCACTAGTGAAGGAGATCTACAGGCTCGGTGGATCTGTCGAATGTCTCGTTCCCGAGTCTGTTTCAGACAGGCTCAGGGAATGGAAGCCATAA
- the rsmD gene encoding 16S rRNA (guanine(966)-N(2))-methyltransferase RsmD, with protein sequence MRVIGGKNRGIALRGGKGPQFRPTAQIVKGSVFDTLYSDVQNAVVLDLFAGSGSMGIEALSRGASRAVFVEQDPSIIKALRTNIERCRFSKEQAVVHRGDATRFLENAIKAEGRYDLILADPPYASSLGGKLASMLGKAREDICKMFIIETGKEIEGNEFGRIEKLRTRKFGQTIVTYFRYRNEEES encoded by the coding sequence GTGCGCGTAATCGGAGGAAAGAACAGGGGAATAGCTCTCAGGGGCGGGAAAGGTCCGCAATTCAGGCCGACGGCTCAGATCGTGAAAGGCTCTGTCTTCGATACATTATATTCCGATGTTCAGAATGCTGTTGTACTCGACCTGTTCGCCGGTTCCGGCTCGATGGGCATCGAAGCGCTCAGCAGAGGGGCCTCGAGGGCGGTTTTCGTCGAACAGGACCCATCGATCATCAAGGCCTTGAGAACGAATATCGAGCGTTGCCGATTTTCGAAAGAACAGGCTGTCGTCCATCGGGGCGATGCTACCAGATTTCTTGAAAATGCGATCAAGGCAGAAGGCCGTTACGACCTTATCCTGGCTGATCCACCTTACGCTTCCAGTCTTGGTGGAAAACTCGCTTCCATGCTGGGCAAAGCGCGGGAGGACATCTGCAAGATGTTCATCATAGAGACCGGTAAAGAAATAGAAGGTAATGAGTTTGGCAGGATAGAAAAGCTCAGAACAAGGAAATTCGGTCAAACGATCGTTACTTATTTCAGATACAGAAACGAAGAGGAATCCTGA